One Campylobacter pinnipediorum subsp. caledonicus genomic window carries:
- the glmU gene encoding bifunctional UDP-N-acetylglucosamine diphosphorylase/glucosamine-1-phosphate N-acetyltransferase GlmU, whose translation MKETSIIILAAGLGTRMKSKTPKVMFEICGVSMISHILNKAYKITDDVCVVLHHQKDMIQEHILKNYPNTKIHIQDFENFPGTAGALIGAISKTKKTIILCGDMPLITQNELENLAKSDLDLTISSFNTENPFGYGRIISENNQVLSIVEEKDASENEKKIKSVNAGCYAFKTDALEKILPLIKNNNAQNEYYLTDAVKIANKLRLKCGIMEVKEQNFMGINDKFQLSIAEKIMQDEIKKDLMKNGVLMRMPNTTYIDCRAKFEGECVIEENVSIIGECLIKNSIVKSSSVIEYSEIQNSSVGPLARIRPKSKIKNTRIGNFVETKNANLDGVKAGHLSYLGDCEAQEGTNIGCGFITCNYDGKNKYQTKIGKNVFVGSDTQVIAPVTIQDDVMIAAGSTITKDIPSGALAVSRTKQINKDGFFYKFFKEEK comes from the coding sequence GTGAAAGAAACTTCTATAATTATACTAGCGGCTGGTCTTGGAACAAGAATGAAATCAAAAACCCCAAAAGTTATGTTTGAAATTTGTGGAGTAAGCATGATATCTCACATACTAAACAAGGCTTACAAAATAACAGATGATGTATGCGTTGTGTTGCATCACCAAAAAGATATGATACAAGAACATATCCTAAAAAACTATCCGAATACAAAAATCCATATACAAGATTTTGAAAATTTTCCAGGAACCGCAGGTGCGTTAATAGGAGCTATTTCAAAAACAAAAAAAACAATAATTTTATGTGGAGATATGCCACTAATAACACAAAATGAACTTGAAAATCTAGCAAAAAGCGATCTTGACCTAACAATAAGTAGCTTTAATACCGAAAATCCTTTCGGATATGGAAGAATTATAAGCGAAAATAATCAAGTTTTATCCATAGTAGAAGAAAAAGATGCAAGTGAAAATGAAAAAAAAATAAAAAGTGTAAATGCTGGATGTTATGCATTTAAAACAGATGCTTTAGAGAAAATTCTACCACTTATAAAAAACAATAATGCACAAAATGAATACTATCTAACAGATGCTGTAAAAATAGCAAACAAACTAAGACTGAAATGTGGCATTATGGAGGTAAAAGAACAAAATTTTATGGGTATAAATGACAAATTTCAACTTAGCATAGCAGAAAAAATAATGCAAGATGAAATAAAAAAAGATTTGATGAAAAACGGCGTATTAATGCGTATGCCAAATACAACATATATAGATTGTAGAGCTAAATTTGAAGGTGAATGTGTCATAGAAGAAAATGTAAGCATAATAGGAGAATGCTTAATAAAAAATAGCATTGTAAAAAGTTCTAGTGTAATAGAATATAGTGAAATACAAAACTCAAGCGTTGGTCCATTAGCCAGAATAAGACCAAAAAGCAAAATAAAAAACACGCGAATTGGAAATTTTGTTGAAACAAAAAATGCAAATTTAGATGGTGTAAAAGCTGGACATTTAAGCTATCTTGGTGATTGTGAAGCGCAAGAAGGAACAAATATCGGTTGTGGTTTTATAACCTGCAATTATGATGGCAAAAACAAATATCAAACAAAAATAGGCAAAAATGTATTTGTAGGTTCAGATACTCAAGTAATAGCGCCTGTAACAATACAAGATGATGTTATGATAGCTGCAGGAAGCACGATAACAAAAGATATTCCAAGTGGAGCATTAGCCGTTTCTAGAACAAAACAGATAAATAAAGATGGGTTTTTTTATAAATTTTTTAAAGAAGAAAAATGA
- the coaBC gene encoding bifunctional phosphopantothenoylcysteine decarboxylase/phosphopantothenate--cysteine ligase CoaBC, which translates to MLKDKKILLGVCGSVSFYKAYELVSNLKKLGADVKVMLSDGALKFCNPLSFEAITNHPVLCTGNEDWQKKISHIEYAKVDLILIAPASVNTINSLASGVCSSIFMQTLIASNAPMIIAPAANNKMLEHFSTVKNLDFLKKNGVKVVEPVTKMLACKDIGKGGLADISNILYEVKKAFFNQIFKGKKVIITGGATTEKIDDVRAITNHSSGKMSKALSDAFFFLGADVMLISSVKYENLPYKSCEFKNTDELLSLCKAECKDSDLLVMCVAVSDYICKQNYDFKLKKSELGKEWSLELKQNIDVLSSLKDFKCKKIGFKLEYDKNSAYNNAKNMLIDKNLDAVCLNIIEKENSFGSEKNKINFITKEKDTLLEIDTKENIAIKIANLASEL; encoded by the coding sequence ATGTTAAAAGATAAAAAAATTTTACTGGGTGTTTGTGGTAGTGTTTCATTTTATAAAGCATACGAGCTAGTATCAAACCTTAAAAAGCTCGGTGCTGATGTAAAGGTTATGTTAAGTGATGGGGCTTTGAAATTTTGCAATCCTTTATCCTTTGAAGCTATCACAAATCATCCGGTTTTATGCACAGGAAACGAGGATTGGCAAAAAAAAATAAGCCATATAGAGTATGCAAAAGTAGATCTTATTTTGATAGCTCCAGCTTCTGTAAATACTATAAATAGCCTTGCTAGTGGGGTTTGTTCAAGTATATTTATGCAAACTCTAATCGCTTCAAATGCACCTATGATAATAGCACCTGCGGCAAACAATAAAATGTTAGAGCATTTTTCTACGGTAAAAAATTTAGATTTTTTGAAAAAAAATGGCGTAAAAGTAGTTGAACCTGTAACAAAAATGTTAGCTTGTAAAGACATAGGAAAAGGTGGTTTGGCAGACATATCAAACATACTATATGAAGTAAAAAAAGCTTTTTTTAATCAAATTTTTAAAGGAAAAAAAGTAATAATAACAGGCGGTGCAACAACTGAAAAAATAGATGATGTAAGAGCCATCACAAATCATTCTAGTGGAAAAATGTCAAAAGCCTTATCTGATGCTTTTTTCTTTTTAGGCGCAGATGTTATGCTTATCTCAAGCGTAAAGTATGAAAATTTACCATATAAATCTTGTGAGTTTAAAAACACAGATGAATTATTATCTTTATGTAAAGCAGAATGCAAAGACTCTGATTTATTAGTCATGTGCGTGGCTGTTAGTGATTATATATGCAAACAAAATTATGATTTTAAGCTTAAAAAAAGTGAATTAGGAAAAGAGTGGAGCTTAGAGTTAAAACAAAATATTGATGTTTTATCAAGTCTAAAAGACTTCAAATGCAAAAAAATAGGCTTTAAATTAGAATACGATAAAAATAGTGCTTATAATAATGCAAAAAATATGCTAATAGACAAAAACCTAGATGCTGTTTGTCTAAATATAATAGAAAAAGAAAATAGTTTTGGAAGTGAAAAAAATAAGATAAACTTTATAACAAAAGAAAAAGACACACTTTTAGAAATTGACACCAAAGAAAACATAGCTATAAAAATAGCAAATTTGGCAAGTGAGTTATGA
- the uppS gene encoding polyprenyl diphosphate synthase, whose protein sequence is MNELNHLAIIMDGNGRWAKKRGFLRTKGHESGALVVEKICDFCILNKIKILTLYAFSTENWKRPKNEIDFLLDLLKKFLISRRENFIKNGIFFNTVGDIEIFNDDLKLEIKKLKNLTKDNKKLKFNLAINYGAKDEIIRATKSLISQKKEINEENLNEFLDEKEQIDLLIRTGGEQRLSNFMLWQASYAELAFTDTLWPDFEKEELQNIVDNFKLKNRRFGAI, encoded by the coding sequence ATGAATGAATTAAACCATTTAGCCATTATTATGGATGGCAATGGAAGATGGGCAAAAAAACGCGGTTTTTTAAGGACAAAAGGGCATGAAAGCGGTGCTTTAGTGGTTGAAAAAATTTGTGATTTTTGCATATTAAATAAGATAAAAATCTTAACTCTTTATGCATTTAGTACAGAAAATTGGAAAAGACCAAAAAATGAGATTGATTTTTTACTAGATTTGTTAAAAAAATTTTTAATTTCAAGAAGAGAAAACTTTATAAAAAACGGTATCTTTTTTAATACAGTAGGAGATATAGAAATCTTCAATGATGATTTAAAATTAGAGATAAAAAAATTAAAAAATCTAACAAAAGATAATAAAAAATTAAAATTTAATCTTGCTATAAACTATGGTGCAAAAGATGAAATAATAAGAGCAACAAAAAGCTTAATATCTCAAAAAAAAGAGATAAACGAAGAAAACTTAAACGAGTTTCTTGATGAAAAAGAGCAAATAGACCTACTTATAAGAACCGGCGGTGAACAAAGACTTTCAAATTTTATGCTCTGGCAGGCAAGCTATGCAGAACTTGCCTTTACAGATACGCTTTGGCCCGATTTTGAAAAAGAAGAACTACAAAATATAGTTGACAATTTTAAACTAAAAAATAGGCGTTTTGGTGCAATTTAA
- a CDS encoding prepilin peptidase, with protein sequence MDSLNITLSIFLFIFGICFGSFSNVLIYRLPKFQSVSFPSSHCTICNTPLKWYHNIPIFSWIFLKGKCSFCKTKISIVYPIAEIAGGFFMLIGFYKEVGIYVFDVKELILAFIVGLSFINLLALSVIDIRYKAVPDQLLYTGLVLAFAYAVLKNITQNDNFYDNLLCSFVFAFAFWLLRFLVSFFLKKEAMGSADIFIAAVIGAMLGYKLGLAAVYLSAVLTLPVYAIVRKKNYELAFVPFLSLALLLVYYFDDFFLAIIKMIYV encoded by the coding sequence ATGGATAGCCTTAATATAACTTTGTCTATTTTTTTATTTATTTTTGGAATTTGTTTTGGATCTTTTTCAAATGTTTTAATATATCGTTTGCCAAAATTTCAAAGTGTAAGTTTTCCAAGCTCACATTGCACAATATGCAATACACCATTAAAATGGTATCACAATATACCTATTTTTTCTTGGATTTTTCTAAAAGGAAAATGTAGCTTTTGTAAAACAAAAATAAGCATAGTATATCCAATAGCAGAAATAGCTGGTGGTTTTTTTATGCTTATTGGGTTTTATAAAGAAGTTGGCATTTATGTTTTTGATGTAAAAGAGCTTATTTTGGCATTTATCGTTGGTTTGTCTTTTATAAATTTACTTGCACTATCAGTTATTGATATAAGATACAAAGCTGTTCCTGATCAACTTTTATATACGGGATTAGTCCTTGCATTTGCATACGCGGTGCTAAAAAACATAACTCAAAATGATAATTTTTACGATAATTTATTATGTTCTTTTGTGTTTGCATTTGCATTTTGGTTGCTTAGATTTTTAGTTAGTTTTTTTCTAAAAAAAGAGGCTATGGGAAGTGCTGATATTTTTATAGCTGCTGTTATAGGAGCAATGCTTGGATATAAGCTTGGATTGGCAGCTGTTTATCTATCAGCTGTATTGACTTTACCGGTTTATGCGATAGTAAGGAAAAAAAATTACGAATTAGCATTTGTTCCATTTTTAAGTTTAGCATTATTGCTGGTTTATTATTTTGATGATTTTTTTCTAGCTATAATAAAGATGATTTATGTCTAA
- a CDS encoding LptF/LptG family permease, protein MSNINKYLLNNFISTFASLFSTLFLIMSIVFFIQIARITSYIEITFFELAKLYLFLLPRILLFVIPISFFVAIAMTLFRLSKENESIVIFTLGYSPAKISKFFIWLSGIFTIFLLVIAIFFIPKAAELNSNFIDYKKTVAKLNLKGGKFGQKFSDWMVYINDEAKDKNGTIYKDIIMYNPQKDANRLIIAKTATISNLNSMIQLVLEDGKIYDIKDNIYHQSSFSSMKIRTDQDNKISKVGNFIHYWLQAKTDKKRNKDLNTYILISLFPLASVLFAISFGIVTYRYDKGSVYTGTFGVLFAYFAIIMLLSSYSQIIIPIVFFLFMMCGFAFYKYKIVLKY, encoded by the coding sequence ATGTCTAATATAAACAAATATCTTTTAAATAATTTTATAAGCACATTTGCGTCTTTATTTAGTACACTATTTTTAATAATGTCAATTGTCTTTTTTATACAAATAGCAAGAATCACGTCATATATAGAAATAACATTTTTTGAACTAGCAAAATTATATCTATTTTTGCTTCCTAGAATATTGTTATTTGTAATTCCTATATCTTTTTTTGTAGCTATAGCTATGACACTTTTTAGACTATCAAAGGAAAACGAGAGTATCGTTATATTTACACTTGGATACTCTCCGGCAAAGATAAGTAAATTTTTTATATGGCTATCTGGTATTTTTACAATTTTTTTATTAGTTATTGCTATCTTCTTTATACCAAAAGCAGCAGAATTAAACTCTAACTTTATAGACTACAAAAAAACAGTTGCCAAACTAAACCTAAAAGGTGGGAAATTTGGACAAAAATTTTCAGATTGGATGGTGTATATAAACGATGAAGCAAAAGACAAAAATGGAACAATCTATAAAGATATAATAATGTATAATCCTCAAAAAGATGCAAACCGCCTTATAATAGCAAAAACAGCTACAATATCAAATCTAAACTCAATGATTCAGCTTGTTTTGGAAGATGGTAAAATTTATGATATAAAAGATAACATTTATCATCAAAGTAGTTTTAGTTCAATGAAAATAAGAACAGACCAAGACAACAAAATAAGTAAAGTTGGAAATTTCATTCACTACTGGCTACAAGCAAAAACAGATAAAAAAAGAAATAAAGATCTAAACACATATATCTTAATATCACTTTTTCCGTTAGCTTCTGTTTTATTTGCGATAAGTTTTGGAATAGTAACTTACAGATACGATAAAGGTAGCGTTTATACTGGAACTTTTGGTGTTTTGTTTGCATACTTTGCGATAATTATGCTTTTAAGCTCTTATTCGCAAATAATAATACCTATAGTATTTTTTCTATTTATGATGTGCGGTTTTGCATTTTATAAATACAAAATAGTATTGAAATATTGA
- the truA gene encoding tRNA pseudouridine(38-40) synthase TruA, which produces MKIQLILSYDGSKFQGSQTQPHKNSVEDVLKQALSHVGIFSKIVSSSRTDKGVHANNQSVCVECGEHFNDFNRLKQLINRHSHPFIHIKSIKKVDDSFQARYDAKARKYRYIISHDEFDVFRSNYCLFLPKIDIKKANELLKLFIGEHDFSLFMKVGSDTKSPIRTVYKAFCYSHKNKTIIVFKANGFLRAQVRLMVSAVLKGLKYDNGKNLIQDQLQNKKIFTRMPVSPNGLYLNKVFY; this is translated from the coding sequence ATGAAAATTCAGCTCATACTAAGCTATGATGGCTCTAAATTTCAAGGTTCACAAACACAACCTCATAAAAATTCTGTTGAAGATGTTTTAAAACAAGCATTGTCACATGTAGGTATTTTTTCAAAGATAGTTTCTAGCTCTAGAACAGATAAAGGAGTTCATGCAAACAATCAAAGCGTATGTGTAGAGTGTGGGGAGCATTTCAATGATTTTAATAGATTAAAACAACTAATAAATCGCCATTCACACCCCTTTATACACATAAAATCAATAAAAAAAGTAGATGATAGTTTTCAGGCTAGATATGATGCAAAAGCAAGAAAATATAGATACATCATAAGCCATGATGAATTTGATGTTTTTAGAAGTAATTATTGTCTATTTTTACCAAAAATAGACATAAAAAAGGCAAATGAATTACTAAAATTATTTATAGGTGAACATGATTTTAGTTTATTTATGAAGGTAGGAAGTGACACAAAAAGCCCTATAAGAACAGTGTATAAAGCTTTTTGTTATAGTCATAAAAACAAAACTATTATAGTTTTTAAGGCGAATGGTTTTTTAAGAGCGCAAGTAAGACTTATGGTATCTGCTGTATTAAAAGGCTTAAAATATGATAATGGAAAAAATCTCATACAAGATCAATTACAAAATAAAAAAATTTTTACAAGAATGCCGGTATCTCCGAACGGTCTTTATCTAAATAAAGTTTTTTACTAA